From the genome of Virgibacillus proomii, one region includes:
- a CDS encoding MDR family MFS transporter: MSKNNSNYEYLAENPEFKVMPIMLSLIIGAFFAILNETLLNIALTTLMKEFHISLTTVQWMATGFLLVMGIVIPASAVLLQWFTTRQLFLGTMIVFTMGTTIAAIAPTFPVLLVGRLIQAAGTGLLMPVIFNVFLLVFPPHRRGKVMGLVGLVIMFAPAIGPTLSGIIVEYLGWRFLFITVIPFAVFSIIFAYKYLVNVSEVTKPKVDILSLVFSTIGFGSLVYGFSSAGEKGFLSADVYSFIIVGVIGISIFSIRQFKLEEPVLDLRVFKYPMFTHGMLMFLIIIMTMFASEIILPIFMQGALAYSAAKAGMLLLPGSIINGLMSPLMGHLFDKFGPRVMMIPATLILSSTMYMMSRLNANTEAWMIIVGYIILMLTVSAIMMPAETNGLNQLPKRLYPHGTSVMSTLQPVAGSIGVSVFISILNARQSHYLSQSPTPNDPQAVNEAMILGVELVYFIAFAISVIAVILAFLVYRAVPREQPQEVKQQL, encoded by the coding sequence ATGAGTAAAAATAACTCTAATTATGAATATTTAGCGGAAAATCCGGAATTTAAAGTAATGCCTATTATGCTGTCGTTAATTATCGGGGCATTTTTTGCTATTCTTAATGAAACATTGTTAAATATTGCTTTAACGACACTGATGAAAGAATTCCATATATCATTGACCACTGTTCAATGGATGGCGACGGGGTTTCTTTTAGTAATGGGGATTGTTATTCCAGCCTCTGCTGTCCTATTACAGTGGTTCACAACGAGGCAGTTATTTTTAGGTACCATGATCGTTTTTACGATGGGTACGACAATTGCTGCAATAGCTCCAACTTTTCCAGTGCTGCTTGTAGGTAGACTTATTCAGGCGGCAGGGACAGGTCTGTTAATGCCTGTAATTTTTAATGTGTTTCTTCTCGTGTTCCCACCGCATAGAAGAGGAAAAGTGATGGGACTTGTTGGTCTAGTTATTATGTTTGCCCCAGCTATTGGGCCAACCCTGTCTGGGATTATTGTTGAATATTTAGGTTGGCGTTTCTTATTTATTACAGTAATTCCATTTGCTGTCTTCTCTATTATATTCGCCTATAAATATTTAGTGAATGTTTCTGAGGTGACTAAACCAAAAGTAGACATCCTTTCTCTTGTTTTTTCAACAATCGGTTTTGGTTCACTTGTTTACGGGTTTAGCTCAGCAGGAGAAAAAGGGTTTCTTAGTGCGGATGTATATAGTTTCATTATTGTAGGAGTAATCGGTATTTCTATTTTCTCTATTAGACAATTCAAATTAGAAGAACCTGTTTTGGATCTTCGGGTTTTTAAATATCCAATGTTCACACATGGTATGCTGATGTTTTTAATTATTATCATGACAATGTTTGCGTCCGAAATTATTTTGCCAATTTTTATGCAAGGGGCTTTAGCCTACTCAGCGGCTAAAGCGGGGATGCTATTATTACCTGGCAGCATTATAAATGGATTAATGTCTCCGTTAATGGGGCATTTATTTGATAAATTTGGTCCAAGAGTAATGATGATTCCAGCAACGCTAATTTTAAGTAGTACGATGTATATGATGAGCAGACTAAATGCAAATACCGAGGCCTGGATGATCATTGTCGGATACATCATATTAATGCTGACTGTTTCTGCAATTATGATGCCAGCAGAAACAAATGGTTTAAATCAGTTGCCAAAAAGGCTATATCCACATGGTACTTCTGTCATGTCAACATTGCAGCCGGTAGCAGGTTCGATAGGTGTGTCTGTTTTCATTAGTATTTTAAATGCAAGACAAAGCCATTATCTTAGTCAATCACCTACGCCAAATGATCCTCAGGCGGTGAACGAGGCGATGATTTTGGGAGTAGAATTAGTTTATTTTATAGCATTTGCAATTTCCGTCATTGCAGTAATTTTAGCATTTTTAGTATACCGGGCAGTGCCGAGGGAGCAGCCTCAAGAAGTGAAACAACAACTATAA
- a CDS encoding LutC/YkgG family protein → MAIHNRDNFLSNIAAHLGRPRRMSGVERPNWSVRPQDDVYRNYSQDELIQVLKKQCKLIHTDFIHVNQAQLSNVLEETIYRYDGKTVIAASDKRNKVYGLDKVYQTLNQHIDVHVWDYKLKDENQKIAERADIGISFSDITLAESATVTLLNDKHRGRSISLLPKSFIAIIPKDTIVPRMTQAAKQLHETTESGKLVPSCVSFVSGPSNSADIEMNLIVGVHGPVQATYIVVE, encoded by the coding sequence ATGGCAATTCATAATCGTGATAATTTTTTAAGTAATATTGCGGCACATTTGGGCCGGCCGCGGCGAATGTCCGGAGTTGAACGTCCAAACTGGAGTGTTCGTCCACAGGATGATGTCTATCGTAATTATTCGCAGGATGAGCTGATTCAGGTATTAAAGAAGCAATGCAAGCTGATTCATACGGATTTTATCCATGTTAACCAAGCGCAGTTATCTAACGTATTGGAAGAAACTATTTACAGATATGATGGGAAAACAGTTATCGCTGCAAGTGATAAACGTAATAAAGTCTATGGTTTAGATAAAGTATACCAAACTTTAAATCAACATATAGATGTGCATGTTTGGGATTATAAGTTGAAAGATGAGAATCAAAAAATTGCTGAACGAGCAGATATAGGTATTTCGTTTAGTGATATAACATTAGCAGAATCTGCTACAGTTACATTACTTAACGATAAACATAGAGGTCGTTCTATTAGTTTATTGCCTAAAAGTTTTATTGCGATTATTCCTAAAGATACCATCGTTCCACGAATGACACAAGCTGCTAAGCAGTTACATGAAACTACTGAAAGTGGAAAGCTTGTACCGTCTTGTGTAAGCTTTGTATCAGGTCCAAGTAATAGTGCGGATATTGAGATGAATTTAATTGTAGGCGTGCATGGACCGGTGCAAGCTACATATATCGTTGTCGAGTAA
- a CDS encoding BCCT family transporter translates to MDLKKGTKLDWPVFIVSGGILILFIILSLWNKAAVGNAVNTLFTYSADLFGAYWQLLLLGNFFIGLVLAFSKYGKVKLGNQDQPKYSYFKWVAMILVTLLASGGVFWAASEPMYHYMSNPPLFGGGEFQNIHAAFAQSFMHWGFLAWAILGTLAVIVMMYVHYNKGLPLKPRGLLYPLFGEKIYYKSVIGTTADVFSIFATVAGTLGPLGFLGLQIAYGMSHLFGTPDTITISIVVIVGLVLVAAISAATGVDRGIVTLSRYNVIFAIFLAVIILIIGPTAFIMDAFVGGTGIHLQNFFTMAMFRGDESWLASWTIFFWGWFLGYAPMLIIFISRISRGRTIRELIVAVSIVAPIVNNFWFSIVGGTGVFFESKNPGSISSSLNEGGMPAAVMAITDQLPLSIFFGIGFLIVSIIFVATTADTMSYTVAATITGNDHPKRWLRVFWAFIFGGTSIAILTIGEDSITTIQNSIVITAVPVSILLLPTLWCAPQIARVMAVKQGLVWQGERRRKPKTTKLGQERLNLK, encoded by the coding sequence GTGGACTTAAAAAAAGGCACGAAGTTGGATTGGCCAGTATTTATTGTTAGTGGAGGCATACTGATTCTATTTATTATACTGTCTCTCTGGAATAAAGCGGCAGTAGGAAATGCAGTAAATACGTTATTTACGTATTCAGCTGATCTCTTCGGTGCATATTGGCAACTTTTATTGCTAGGTAATTTTTTTATTGGTTTAGTGTTAGCTTTTTCAAAGTATGGAAAGGTAAAATTGGGCAATCAGGACCAGCCAAAATATAGTTACTTTAAATGGGTGGCTATGATTTTAGTAACACTTTTGGCAAGTGGAGGTGTATTTTGGGCTGCTTCAGAGCCGATGTATCATTATATGTCAAATCCACCGTTATTTGGTGGAGGTGAATTTCAAAACATACATGCTGCTTTTGCACAATCCTTTATGCATTGGGGATTTTTAGCATGGGCGATCTTGGGAACGCTGGCTGTCATTGTTATGATGTATGTTCATTACAACAAAGGATTACCTCTAAAACCTCGCGGACTTCTTTATCCATTATTCGGAGAAAAAATTTATTATAAAAGTGTAATTGGTACAACTGCTGATGTTTTCTCCATCTTTGCTACCGTGGCAGGTACGCTCGGCCCTTTAGGGTTTCTGGGGCTGCAAATAGCGTATGGAATGAGCCATTTATTTGGTACACCAGATACTATAACTATCAGTATTGTAGTAATAGTCGGCCTCGTACTTGTTGCAGCAATTTCTGCAGCTACGGGGGTAGATAGAGGAATTGTAACTTTAAGTCGCTATAATGTAATCTTTGCGATATTTTTAGCTGTAATTATTTTGATCATTGGTCCGACGGCATTTATTATGGATGCATTCGTTGGAGGAACTGGGATTCATTTGCAAAATTTCTTTACGATGGCGATGTTTCGTGGAGATGAAAGCTGGCTTGCATCGTGGACCATATTTTTCTGGGGTTGGTTCCTCGGCTATGCACCAATGCTTATCATTTTTATTAGCCGAATATCTCGTGGAAGAACGATTCGTGAATTAATTGTTGCTGTTTCCATCGTAGCACCCATTGTAAATAATTTTTGGTTTTCCATCGTTGGAGGAACGGGAGTTTTCTTTGAAAGCAAAAACCCTGGATCGATCTCTTCTTCACTTAATGAAGGGGGCATGCCTGCTGCTGTCATGGCAATTACAGATCAATTACCATTAAGTATATTTTTTGGAATTGGATTTTTAATTGTCTCCATTATATTTGTAGCTACGACAGCAGATACGATGTCGTACACGGTTGCAGCAACGATTACAGGAAATGATCATCCGAAGCGTTGGTTACGTGTATTTTGGGCTTTCATTTTTGGTGGAACTTCGATCGCAATTTTAACAATTGGGGAAGATAGTATTACTACGATTCAAAACTCCATTGTTATTACCGCAGTCCCTGTCTCCATTTTGCTGTTGCCAACATTATGGTGTGCACCTCAAATTGCTAGAGTAATGGCTGTAAAGCAAGGTTTAGTCTGGCAAGGAGAAAGAAGAAGAAAGCCAAAAACGACTAAGTTAGGTCAAGAACGTTTAAATCTAAAATAA
- a CDS encoding L-lactate permease codes for MYLLVAMSAIIAPFIFLVVLRYPATKGMTWSALIVIGLALTVWGMEGKLIVSSVFQGIHKTLTILWILFGALVLLNTLRKTGAVDRINQGFQNISTDMRVQVIIVAFLFGSLIEGAAGFGTPAMVTGPLMIALGFQPLAAATLALIADSTAVAFGAVGTPVAVGLSNISVTDLNFFKEIGVTITMLDLFAGTFIPFILIVIMTVFFGKGKGLKDAWPMLPWALLIGIVYTSSALLYAVIFGQEFIAILASLTALVVATFTARQGWLLPKTSWQEALKEGFQSNSNQSDMGIVSAWMPYIIVVALLLMTRIIPSLADFTKTAIDLSWTNILGADGVTSNWEFLYSPGTILALAAIISVFLHRKSITVFRDAAKQSLTTMKTTSISLISTLAMVHVFTNSGVNVNELVSMPQFIAESFASSLGSIWFLVAPFVGQLGAFITGSATVSTLTFAPIQYNVAMQVGLDVKTVLASQIVGAGAGNMICVHNVVAASAVVGLSGKEGDIIRKTLPPAILYGLLIGLASFLLF; via the coding sequence ATGTATCTATTAGTTGCAATGAGTGCAATTATTGCACCATTTATTTTTCTTGTCGTTTTACGTTATCCCGCGACAAAAGGGATGACATGGAGTGCTTTAATTGTTATTGGGCTTGCGCTCACGGTGTGGGGAATGGAAGGAAAGCTCATTGTTTCCTCAGTCTTTCAGGGGATACATAAAACGTTAACGATTCTGTGGATTTTATTCGGAGCGCTTGTCTTATTAAACACATTGCGAAAGACAGGCGCAGTAGACAGAATTAATCAAGGATTTCAGAATATCTCAACAGATATGCGAGTACAAGTAATTATTGTCGCTTTCTTATTTGGCTCTTTAATTGAAGGGGCGGCGGGTTTTGGTACACCTGCAATGGTAACGGGTCCTTTAATGATTGCGCTTGGATTTCAGCCTTTAGCTGCTGCAACACTAGCATTAATTGCTGATAGTACAGCAGTTGCATTTGGTGCTGTAGGTACACCTGTAGCAGTAGGTTTAAGTAATATTTCAGTTACCGATTTGAATTTTTTTAAAGAAATTGGTGTGACGATCACCATGTTAGACTTATTTGCAGGTACCTTTATTCCTTTTATTTTGATTGTGATTATGACCGTGTTTTTTGGGAAAGGAAAAGGACTAAAAGATGCTTGGCCAATGTTGCCGTGGGCGCTTCTCATTGGAATTGTATATACTTCTTCTGCGCTGTTGTATGCTGTTATATTCGGTCAGGAATTTATTGCCATCTTGGCATCGTTGACTGCATTAGTAGTTGCAACATTTACTGCAAGACAGGGTTGGCTATTACCAAAGACGTCATGGCAAGAGGCATTAAAAGAAGGATTTCAATCGAATTCAAATCAGTCTGATATGGGAATAGTTTCGGCATGGATGCCCTATATAATTGTTGTCGCTTTGCTGTTAATGACACGAATTATCCCATCTTTAGCTGATTTTACAAAAACTGCGATTGACCTTTCATGGACGAACATTTTAGGAGCGGATGGAGTTACATCCAATTGGGAGTTTCTCTATTCTCCTGGAACAATATTAGCTCTAGCAGCAATTATATCTGTGTTTCTGCATCGCAAATCCATTACTGTCTTTCGTGATGCAGCAAAGCAATCATTAACAACAATGAAAACGACATCTATCTCGCTAATTTCTACATTAGCTATGGTTCATGTTTTTACAAATTCTGGTGTAAATGTGAATGAATTGGTAAGCATGCCGCAATTTATTGCGGAATCATTTGCCAGTTCACTTGGTTCCATTTGGTTTTTAGTCGCTCCTTTTGTTGGGCAATTAGGCGCGTTTATTACCGGAAGCGCGACTGTGTCAACCTTAACCTTTGCACCAATTCAATATAATGTTGCCATGCAGGTTGGTTTAGACGTAAAAACGGTACTTGCTTCACAAATTGTCGGTGCAGGAGCCGGAAATATGATTTGTGTTCATAATGTGGTTGCTGCCAGTGCAGTTGTTGGTTTATCCGGTAAAGAAGGAGATATTATTAGAAAAACATTACCACCTGCTATTCTTTATGGTTTATTAATTGGATTAGCTAGTTTTCTATTATTTTAA
- a CDS encoding FadR/GntR family transcriptional regulator — translation MEYKRIKPKKIYEQVADSLIEMIKAGQLRPGDKLDSVEQLAQNFDVGRSAVREALSGLRSMGLVEMRQGEGTYIKEFDPKRFTLPVSTAFLMKQNDVKELYQVRKILEVGTAGLAAKHYQENDLLEMERALVVMEHAKGNEKLAERADTEFHLAIAQATHIDLLINLMGSVAELMSETIREARQILLYTEFRADLLLEEHKRIFAAIKSRQSDKARAAMYDHLEKVEKLVFKNLTSH, via the coding sequence ATGGAATACAAACGGATAAAACCAAAAAAAATCTATGAACAAGTGGCAGATTCGCTAATAGAAATGATAAAAGCCGGGCAGTTAAGGCCAGGAGATAAATTGGATTCGGTTGAACAATTAGCACAAAATTTTGATGTAGGCAGATCGGCTGTACGAGAGGCACTTAGTGGGTTACGTTCAATGGGATTAGTAGAAATGCGTCAAGGGGAAGGGACTTATATTAAAGAGTTTGATCCAAAGAGATTTACGCTTCCAGTAAGTACGGCATTTCTAATGAAACAAAACGACGTTAAAGAGCTTTATCAGGTTCGGAAAATATTAGAGGTTGGGACTGCAGGACTGGCAGCAAAGCATTATCAGGAGAATGATTTATTGGAGATGGAAAGAGCATTAGTAGTAATGGAGCATGCAAAAGGAAATGAGAAACTTGCAGAACGTGCAGATACAGAATTTCATTTAGCGATTGCCCAAGCTACACATATTGACCTGTTAATTAATTTAATGGGAAGTGTAGCAGAGCTTATGTCTGAGACCATTCGGGAAGCAAGGCAGATTCTATTGTATACCGAGTTTCGGGCAGATCTTCTACTGGAAGAGCATAAGCGTATTTTTGCAGCAATCAAAAGCAGACAGTCGGATAAAGCAAGGGCTGCTATGTACGACCATTTAGAAAAAGTAGAAAAACTGGTGTTTAAAAACTTAACATCACATTAA
- a CDS encoding LutB/LldF family L-lactate oxidation iron-sulfur protein encodes MSIKLGDISYKERIDQGINNDFMRQAVSSAQGRFRKGRLTQAEELGNWEDWRQLGSEIRAHTLENLDYYLQQLSEQVSARGGNVFFAATAEEANEYIASVIKKKQAKKVVKSKSMVTEEIGLNQQLEEIGAEVVESDLGEWILQLDEDPPSHIVTPALHKNKEQIRETFAAKRGYDKSSSPEELAAFARKQLRRDFLAADVGITGCNFAVAESGAITLVTNEGNARMVTTLPDTQITVMGMERIVPTWEEMEVLVSLLTRAAVGQKLTSYVTAYTGTRLEGEIDGPEEYHLVIVDNGRSKILGTEFQSALHCIRCAACINVCPVYRHVGGHAYNSIYPGPIGAVLTPLLDGYEDHKELPYASSLCAACTEACPVKIPLHEQLIRHRQIIVEREKKSPVTEKLMMKGFAKWASSPAAYKLSTKVARSALKPWTKDEFIDNGPGPLKGWTDVRDFPAPAKQSFRAWWSKRDKEGDQ; translated from the coding sequence ATGAGTATAAAGCTTGGAGATATTTCGTATAAAGAGCGAATTGATCAGGGGATTAACAATGATTTTATGAGGCAAGCTGTTTCTTCAGCACAAGGGCGATTTCGAAAGGGACGGCTTACGCAAGCAGAGGAACTTGGAAATTGGGAAGACTGGCGCCAATTAGGCTCTGAAATACGAGCACACACATTGGAAAACCTTGATTATTACTTACAGCAGCTTAGCGAACAAGTATCTGCACGAGGAGGAAACGTATTTTTCGCTGCTACTGCTGAAGAAGCGAATGAATATATTGCATCTGTTATTAAAAAGAAACAGGCAAAAAAAGTTGTCAAATCAAAATCAATGGTGACGGAAGAAATTGGTTTAAATCAACAATTAGAAGAAATTGGGGCAGAAGTCGTAGAATCAGACTTAGGAGAGTGGATTCTACAGTTGGATGAAGACCCGCCATCACATATCGTCACTCCGGCATTGCATAAAAATAAGGAACAAATTCGTGAGACGTTTGCTGCAAAACGCGGCTATGATAAGTCGAGCTCGCCAGAAGAATTAGCTGCTTTTGCCCGCAAGCAGCTGCGGAGGGATTTTCTAGCTGCTGATGTTGGAATTACTGGCTGTAATTTTGCAGTAGCAGAATCTGGAGCCATCACATTAGTAACGAATGAAGGAAATGCCCGGATGGTTACTACGCTTCCAGATACACAAATTACAGTTATGGGTATGGAGCGAATTGTACCGACATGGGAGGAAATGGAAGTCCTAGTAAGCTTGCTGACACGTGCAGCTGTCGGTCAAAAACTAACAAGCTATGTTACTGCATATACAGGTACTAGATTAGAAGGAGAGATTGATGGGCCAGAAGAATATCATCTAGTCATCGTGGATAACGGTCGTTCCAAAATTTTAGGAACTGAATTTCAGTCTGCTCTTCATTGCATCCGCTGTGCAGCATGTATCAATGTATGTCCAGTTTATCGTCATGTGGGTGGGCATGCTTATAACTCGATTTATCCTGGGCCGATTGGTGCGGTTTTGACTCCATTGTTAGATGGCTATGAAGATCATAAGGAATTGCCATATGCTTCATCGCTTTGTGCAGCTTGTACAGAGGCATGTCCTGTGAAAATTCCGCTCCATGAACAACTGATTCGTCATCGGCAAATCATTGTAGAAAGGGAAAAAAAATCCCCTGTGACAGAAAAACTAATGATGAAAGGATTTGCTAAATGGGCCTCTAGTCCAGCAGCATATAAGTTAAGTACGAAGGTAGCGCGTTCGGCATTGAAGCCTTGGACAAAAGATGAATTTATTGATAATGGACCAGGTCCTTTAAAAGGTTGGACAGATGTGAGGGATTTTCCTGCTCCAGCAAAACAATCCTTTCGTGCTTGGTGGTCAAAACGGGATAAGGAAGGTGATCAGTAA
- a CDS encoding effector binding domain-containing protein has translation MKLNLLQSIRTNNFNDNQLIKKMEHMWKEASSKLKHHKGNVYGVYYDYESNYKGDYSLGVAINDRDSNVDNRMIMEIPDVKYKIFDVDTTDELGIMKAWSKIWELEESGSLKRAYTYDYEKYDPNGNIEIYIAVRK, from the coding sequence ATGAAGTTAAACTTACTCCAGAGTATTAGAACCAATAATTTTAATGATAATCAATTAATCAAAAAAATGGAACATATGTGGAAAGAAGCTTCTAGTAAACTGAAACATCATAAAGGTAATGTGTATGGTGTTTATTATGATTATGAGAGCAATTATAAAGGAGACTATTCTCTAGGTGTTGCCATTAATGACAGAGATTCAAATGTTGATAATCGAATGATTATGGAAATACCAGATGTAAAATATAAAATATTTGATGTAGACACAACCGATGAGCTAGGTATCATGAAAGCTTGGAGTAAGATTTGGGAATTAGAGGAGTCAGGTTCTTTAAAACGAGCGTACACGTATGATTATGAAAAGTATGACCCAAATGGAAATATTGAAATATATATTGCTGTAAGAAAATAG
- a CDS encoding (Fe-S)-binding protein, whose translation MKVSLFITCVSDMIFANVGKNTVEILERLGCEVDFPTAQTCCGQPAYNSGYLQEAKQAMKQIMMAFQDSEYVVGPSGSCVGMLKEYPAIFKGDPEWEQMAVELANKSYEITQFLVEVLGVIDVGSTFKGRVTYHPSCHMTRILGVKDAPQILLKNVKGVELIELPVKEDCCGFGGTFSVKNSEISQEMVKEKSRHVLETNADYLVGADMGCLMNIGGRMRREGKNVKVIHITEILNTHEQSGDKA comes from the coding sequence ATGAAAGTTTCATTATTTATTACATGTGTGAGCGATATGATTTTTGCAAATGTAGGGAAAAACACGGTAGAAATACTTGAACGTTTGGGATGTGAAGTTGATTTTCCGACAGCGCAAACTTGTTGCGGACAGCCAGCGTATAACAGTGGTTATTTACAGGAAGCAAAACAAGCGATGAAACAAATAATGATGGCGTTCCAGGATTCTGAATATGTCGTAGGTCCATCGGGTTCTTGTGTAGGTATGTTAAAAGAGTACCCAGCCATTTTTAAAGGTGACCCTGAATGGGAACAAATGGCAGTTGAATTAGCAAATAAAAGCTATGAAATTACCCAATTTTTAGTTGAGGTTCTGGGTGTAATCGATGTTGGCTCGACGTTTAAAGGAAGAGTAACCTATCATCCGTCTTGCCATATGACTAGAATTCTTGGAGTAAAGGATGCACCGCAAATATTACTGAAGAATGTTAAAGGTGTCGAGTTAATTGAACTGCCTGTTAAGGAAGACTGCTGTGGTTTTGGGGGGACGTTTTCCGTCAAAAACTCGGAAATTTCTCAGGAAATGGTCAAAGAAAAATCACGTCATGTGTTAGAAACAAATGCAGACTACTTAGTTGGTGCAGATATGGGCTGTTTAATGAATATTGGCGGCAGAATGCGCAGAGAAGGAAAAAATGTAAAAGTTATTCACATCACCGAGATTTTAAATACACATGAACAAAGTGGGGATAAAGCATGA